The Candidatus Nomurabacteria bacterium genomic sequence GATACATTCTTCGAAAGCTACAGCAAAGGACTCGGCACCTCTCGCACCGAGCAGATGGGCGTCTGGCTGTCTGGTTTCTTTGGATCAGGTAAGTCACACTTTCTCAAGATTGTCAGTCACTTGCTCGACAACCGCGAAGTAAACGGCAAAAAAGCCGTCGACTACTTCGACGACAAAATTCATGACGCCATGCTACTTGGCAATATCAAACGTGCTGGCGAGACGTCTTCTGACATCATCCTCTTCAATATCGACACCAAATCTTCGCTCGAAAACACCACGAGCAAGGATAAGATCCTTGCAGTGATCGAAAAAGTCTTCAACGAAAAGCTCGGCTTCAGCCACATTAATTTCGTTGCCGATATCGAACGCCATCTACAAGAAAAGGGTAAATACGAAGAGTTCAAAGCTAAATTTGACGACTGGTCATCGATTCGTTCAGACTTCGACTTCAACCAGTACGAAATCGCCGAAAAATACGCCGAAGTCATGGGCGTCAGCTCCGATGAAGCCAACAAAATCTTCGACAACCGCCGCGACACCTACCAAGTTTCACCTGAGTCATTTGCTCAGCGGGTGCAGGAATACATCGAAAAACGCGGCAACGACCATCACGTAGTTTTCCTTATCGACGAAGTTGGTCAATATATCGGCAACAATGGCTCACTTCTGCTCAACCTCCAGTCAATCGTCGAAGAGCTCGGCGTACGCACCAACGGCCGCGCATGGGTCATTTGTTCCAGTCAAGAAGCCATCGACGATGTCGTAAAAGGTGTCAAAAAGGACGACTTCTCGAAGATTCTTGGTCGCTTCGACACCAAAATCAAGCTCTCTAGCACCGATATCGACGAAGTTATCCGCCAGCGACTGCTCGCCAAGACAGACGACGCTACGACGTCACTGGTGTCCACTTACAACACTCGTCAGGCAGAGATTGCCAACCTGCTTACTTTCGGTGAAGGTGGCACCTACAAGGCCACCTACCGCAGCGCTCAAGATTTTGCCGCTACCTATCCGTACATCCCGTACCAGTTCAAGCTCCTGCAAGATACCTATATGAGCATCCGTGAGAAAGGCTTTGCGGGTGCACACCTAAGCTCTGGTGCTCGTTCACTTCTCGGCGCTATCCAGGAGACCGCAAAGGCTCATGCAAACAGCGAGATTGGGACACTTGTACCGTTTTCCGCCTTTTTTGAAACCGTTGTTACGGCAATAGATAGCTCGATCATTCAAATATTCGATCAAGTGGACAGGATGATTAAAGAAGGTGTACTTGAGCCGCAAGATAAAGAAATATTGAAGACGCTTTTTATGTTGCGCAGTGCTCAAGAAACGATGCCGACCAATCTCGATAACCTAGCCGTCCTTTCAGTGACAAATTTGTCAGACAATATCCTCGATATCAAAAAGAATCTTGCCGATAGCCTGAAGCGGCTCGAAGACCGCGTGCTCATCCAAAAGCTCGGCGACAACTACCGCTTCCTCACCGACGAAGAACAAGACATCAACCGCGAAATCAAAAGCCAAACCTTTGATCCGAATGACATCTCGACTACGCTTGGCGAAGTGATTCGCGGCACTATCGACTCGAAGTACAAATACACTAATGGCCGTGTTTTCTCGCTCGATCTCTTCATGGACGATAACAAAATTAATGGTGGCTCAAACGAATTAGCCCTCAGGTTCACCTCGGGCGAGCTACAATCTGTCCAGGCTGAATCGATGCGCCAAAGCAACGCAGCATTTATCATCACGCCACTGTCGATCGACCTCCGCAACGACATCGAAACTGCTGTAAAGGTTGAAAAATACATCCGCTCACAAGCTGGTATCAAGAACGACCCAGAGCGCGACAAGATTATCGCCGCTCGCCGCACCGAAATGGAAGGCCTCAAGGAGAAGATCTCCGCTGACTTCGCCGACAATATCCGAAGCGCCGCTGTCGCCATCAACGGTACAGAAGTCGACATCCCAGCCCGTGAAAGTGTCACGACTCGCCGCGATCTCATCCTGGAAGAGCTCGTCAAATCCGTGTACACCAAGATCGAATACATCAAAGCACCGTGTAGCCGCAGCAATATCAAGCGTCTGCTGACACTGCCAAAAATGGAGCTCGAAGTCGCTACCGCCAACACCAAGGCCGAAGACGCCATCAACGAATACATCATCGAGCAGGCTCGCAACCACGTACCGGTCACCCTCGAAAGTATCGTGCGCGATTTCAAATCAGCCCCATTCGGCTTCACCGACGAAGATGTCGCCTACATCGTAGCGTACCTTATGAAAACCGAGCTAATCAGCTTAATCTACAATGGCACGACACTCGCACCAACTGCCGATACCGCAGATATCTTGCTCAAATCAGCCAATGACGGCAAAATCACCATCAAAGTCCGTGAACGCATCGATAACCAACTGCTCGATACTGTCCGTAGCTTGGCGCGCGATTTGTTCGACACCACCGCACTCGGTGATACCGAGGACGCTATGGCAGATAGTCTACGCCACGAAATTGATACCAAGCTCGAAGCTACAACTGCTTATTTGCAGAAGTACAACTACGCTAGCTATCCGGGCAAGTCTGTCGTCGAGAGTGTCAATACGCTTCTTCGTGAGCTCAAACAAATCCGCGACACCAAAGACCTGTTCGATGTGCTTGATGCCAAGCAGAACGACCTGCGCACGGCGTTCGACGCCTACAAGCCAGTTGTCAGCTTCTTTGAACACCAAGTAGCTATCTTTGACCGAGCCATAGCAGCTGTCAAAGATTACGATTTCGTTAGCTCGTCTATCACTGTTAATTCACCAGAAGTCACCCAGATTCGCGACATCTTGGCACAGGATAGCCCGTACGGTGACATCCCGAAGCTTTCGCCATTGACATCTGCCGTGGAGCAGGCTGTCAAAACTGGCCGCGACGAGCTCCAAAAGCGTGCCGACGAAGCCCGCAAGCTCGAAGAGCAGCGCCGCAAAGCCGAAGAAGAGGCGAGGAGGGCCGAAGCCGCAGGCCAGCAGCCAGCCGAACTACCAAAAGTCGCCAAACCTGTCCGTTCGGGCGATCTCATCAACCGCACTTACTCGCTGAAGAGTGAGGCTGATGTCGACGCCATGCTCGGCGAACTTCGCCAGCGACTACTACAAGAACTTGCCGACAATGGCGAGGTAAGGGTTATTTAGTATGAGCTCGATGGACAAAAAACTACTCAAAGACTTTGC encodes the following:
- the brxC gene encoding BREX system P-loop protein BrxC, with protein sequence MQLKDLYKKDITREIQGVIKVDDEHSIAQELDEYIVTDEIAKHLDTFFESYSKGLGTSRTEQMGVWLSGFFGSGKSHFLKIVSHLLDNREVNGKKAVDYFDDKIHDAMLLGNIKRAGETSSDIILFNIDTKSSLENTTSKDKILAVIEKVFNEKLGFSHINFVADIERHLQEKGKYEEFKAKFDDWSSIRSDFDFNQYEIAEKYAEVMGVSSDEANKIFDNRRDTYQVSPESFAQRVQEYIEKRGNDHHVVFLIDEVGQYIGNNGSLLLNLQSIVEELGVRTNGRAWVICSSQEAIDDVVKGVKKDDFSKILGRFDTKIKLSSTDIDEVIRQRLLAKTDDATTSLVSTYNTRQAEIANLLTFGEGGTYKATYRSAQDFAATYPYIPYQFKLLQDTYMSIREKGFAGAHLSSGARSLLGAIQETAKAHANSEIGTLVPFSAFFETVVTAIDSSIIQIFDQVDRMIKEGVLEPQDKEILKTLFMLRSAQETMPTNLDNLAVLSVTNLSDNILDIKKNLADSLKRLEDRVLIQKLGDNYRFLTDEEQDINREIKSQTFDPNDISTTLGEVIRGTIDSKYKYTNGRVFSLDLFMDDNKINGGSNELALRFTSGELQSVQAESMRQSNAAFIITPLSIDLRNDIETAVKVEKYIRSQAGIKNDPERDKIIAARRTEMEGLKEKISADFADNIRSAAVAINGTEVDIPARESVTTRRDLILEELVKSVYTKIEYIKAPCSRSNIKRLLTLPKMELEVATANTKAEDAINEYIIEQARNHVPVTLESIVRDFKSAPFGFTDEDVAYIVAYLMKTELISLIYNGTTLAPTADTADILLKSANDGKITIKVRERIDNQLLDTVRSLARDLFDTTALGDTEDAMADSLRHEIDTKLEATTAYLQKYNYASYPGKSVVESVNTLLRELKQIRDTKDLFDVLDAKQNDLRTAFDAYKPVVSFFEHQVAIFDRAIAAVKDYDFVSSSITVNSPEVTQIRDILAQDSPYGDIPKLSPLTSAVEQAVKTGRDELQKRADEARKLEEQRRKAEEEARRAEAAGQQPAELPKVAKPVRSGDLINRTYSLKSEADVDAMLGELRQRLLQELADNGEVRVI